A portion of the Bacteroidales bacterium genome contains these proteins:
- a CDS encoding 50S ribosomal protein L10: protein MTREEKNQIIDQLTEQIKQYSHFYVTDIADMNASDTSLLRRKCYEKNIKLITVKNTLFRKALEKFEDKYTPIFDTLKGGSSIMFSNSSSEPAKLIKELRKKQPKPLIKAAYVEESVYVGDNQLETLASIKSKEELIGDIILLLQSPMRNVISSLESGKHIIAGVVKTLSEK from the coding sequence ATGACAAGAGAAGAAAAAAATCAAATAATCGACCAACTTACCGAACAAATTAAGCAATACAGTCACTTTTATGTAACTGATATTGCTGATATGAATGCTTCGGATACTAGCTTGTTGCGTCGTAAATGTTACGAGAAAAACATTAAACTGATAACAGTAAAAAATACATTATTTAGAAAAGCACTCGAAAAATTCGAAGATAAGTACACACCTATTTTCGATACTTTAAAAGGTGGCTCTTCTATAATGTTTTCTAACTCCAGTAGCGAACCTGCAAAATTAATTAAGGAGTTACGTAAAAAACAACCAAAACCCTTAATTAAAGCAGCTTATGTTGAAGAATCCGTTTATGTTGGTGATAATCAATTAGAAACACTTGCCTCAATCAAGAGCAAAGAAGAACTCATTGGAGACATCATTCTATTGTTACAATCACCAATGCGTAACGTTATTTCTTCACTCGAATCCGGTAAACATATTATTGCCGGTGTGGTGAAAACCCTTTCAGAAAAATAA
- a CDS encoding 50S ribosomal protein L1, giving the protein MNKLTKNRKSVLAKLNKQQAYTLQEAAKLVKEITFTKFDASVDLDVRLGIDPRKSNQMVRGVVTLPHGTGKQTRVLVLCTPDKETEAKEAGADYVGLDEYIEKIKGGWTDVDVIITMPSVMGKIGALGKVLGPRGLMPNPKSGTVTMEIGKAVKEVKMGKIDFKVDKNGIVHSSIGKVSFNETQIYENALEFIRTIIKLKPTSAKGTYIQSLYMSSTMSPGIKVDPKSVEA; this is encoded by the coding sequence ATGAATAAGTTAACAAAAAATAGAAAATCAGTGCTTGCAAAGCTCAATAAGCAACAAGCTTATACTTTGCAAGAAGCAGCCAAGCTAGTAAAAGAAATTACTTTTACAAAGTTTGATGCTTCTGTTGATTTAGATGTACGTTTAGGTATTGACCCACGTAAATCGAATCAAATGGTTCGTGGTGTAGTTACACTACCTCACGGAACAGGTAAACAAACTCGCGTGTTGGTATTGTGTACACCCGATAAAGAAACAGAAGCTAAAGAAGCTGGTGCCGATTATGTTGGTTTAGATGAGTATATCGAAAAGATAAAGGGTGGTTGGACAGATGTAGATGTTATTATTACTATGCCCTCGGTAATGGGTAAAATAGGTGCATTGGGTAAAGTTTTAGGACCCCGTGGTTTAATGCCAAATCCTAAAAGTGGTACCGTTACCATGGAAATTGGTAAAGCCGTAAAAGAAGTAAAGATGGGAAAAATAGATTTTAAAGTTGATAAAAACGGCATTGTACACTCTTCTATTGGTAAAGTTTCATTTAACGAAACCCAAATTTACGAAAATGCACTTGAATTTATTCGCACTATTATTAAACTTAAACCAACTTCAGCAAAAGGAACTTATATCCAGAGCTTATACATGTCAAGTACTATGAGCCCGGGTATTAAAGTTGATCCTAAGTCTGTTGAAGCTTAA
- the rplK gene encoding 50S ribosomal protein L11 has protein sequence MAKQIETYIKLQIKGGAANPSPPVGPALGSKGVNIMEFCKQFNARTQDKAGKILPVVITVYNDKSFDFVVKTPPAAVQLLEAAKLQKGSSEPNRNKVGQVTWDQVKAIAQDKMVDLNCFTLESAMKMIAGTARSMGITVVGTPPFN, from the coding sequence ATGGCAAAGCAAATTGAAACTTACATTAAGTTACAAATTAAAGGCGGTGCTGCAAATCCATCACCACCCGTAGGACCTGCATTAGGTTCAAAAGGTGTTAATATCATGGAATTTTGCAAACAATTTAATGCCCGAACACAAGACAAGGCAGGTAAGATTTTACCCGTTGTAATTACCGTTTACAACGATAAATCGTTTGATTTTGTTGTAAAAACTCCTCCTGCTGCAGTTCAATTGCTCGAAGCTGCAAAATTGCAAAAAGGTTCATCTGAACCCAACCGTAACAAAGTAGGGCAAGTTACCTGGGATCAGGTTAAAGCTATTGCTCAAGATAAAATGGTTGATTTAAACTGTTTTACGCTTGAGTCGGCAATGAAAATGATTGCTGGTACAGCCAGAAGCATGGGAATAACAGTTGTTGGTACACCTCCTTTTAACTAG
- the nusG gene encoding transcription termination/antitermination factor NusG: protein MDDNSKQWYVVKAISGKEKKIKEYIEAEINRLNLQDYVSQVLVPTEKVYQLRKGKKISKERNYFPGYILIYGTLVGEIAHIIRHVNGVLGFLTTPEGEPIPLKPNEINRILGKVDELAESGEENVTPFFVNESVKVIDGPFNGFTGIIEEVNEEKKKLKVMVKIFGRKTPLELSFMQVEKEN, encoded by the coding sequence ATGGACGATAACTCGAAACAGTGGTATGTAGTAAAAGCCATTAGTGGCAAAGAAAAGAAGATAAAAGAGTATATTGAGGCCGAAATTAATCGTCTCAATTTACAAGATTATGTTTCGCAGGTATTAGTTCCTACCGAAAAAGTTTATCAATTACGAAAAGGTAAAAAGATTAGTAAAGAACGTAATTATTTCCCCGGTTACATCTTAATATATGGCACATTAGTGGGCGAGATAGCCCATATAATACGTCATGTAAATGGTGTACTCGGATTTTTAACAACTCCCGAAGGCGAACCTATTCCACTAAAACCAAACGAAATTAATCGTATATTAGGAAAAGTGGACGAGTTAGCTGAAAGTGGTGAAGAAAACGTTACACCATTCTTCGTTAATGAATCGGTTAAAGTTATTGACGGGCCTTTCAATGGCTTTACTGGTATCATCGAAGAAGTGAACGAAGAAAAAAAGAAACTCAAGGTGATGGTAAAAATTTTTGGACGTAAAACCCCCCTTGAGTTAAGTTTTATGCAAGTAGAAAAAGAAAATTAA
- the secE gene encoding preprotein translocase subunit SecE: MKKIRTYLHEAYVELKEKVTWPTWKELQSSAIVVMVASFIIALIVSLMDLAFSNVMHGIYRLFY; encoded by the coding sequence ATGAAAAAAATTAGAACATACTTGCACGAAGCTTATGTAGAGCTTAAAGAGAAAGTTACTTGGCCTACATGGAAAGAGCTTCAGTCAAGTGCTATCGTTGTAATGGTTGCTTCCTTTATTATAGCACTCATCGTTTCATTGATGGACTTAGCTTTCAGCAATGTAATGCATGGGATTTACAGGTTGTTTTACTAA
- the tuf gene encoding elongation factor Tu, with product MAKEKFERTKPHVNIGTIGHIDHGKTTLTAAITKVLAEKGLSEFRSFDSIDNAPEEKERGITINTAHVEYQTEKRHYAHIDCPGHADYIKNMVTGAAQMDGAILVVAATDGPMPQTREHILLARQVNVPKIVVFINKVDMVEDEEMLDLVEMEVRELLSFYQFDGDNAPVIRGSALGGLNGDPKWVAKIMELMNAVDEYIPLPTRDIDKPFLMPVEDVFSITGRGTVATGRIETGVVNTGDEMEIVGLGHEKKKTVITGVEMFRKILDRGEAGDNVGLLLRGIDKKEIQRGMVIAKPGTITPHTHFKAEVYILKKEEGGRHTAFRNHYRPQFYLRTLDITGEVILPEGVEMVMPGDNLSIEVKLIYPVAINKGLRFAIREGGRTVGAGQVTEIIE from the coding sequence ATGGCAAAAGAAAAATTTGAAAGAACGAAACCTCACGTTAATATTGGTACCATTGGACACATAGACCATGGTAAGACCACTTTAACGGCTGCAATTACTAAAGTTTTGGCAGAAAAAGGATTATCAGAATTCCGTTCATTTGATTCTATTGATAATGCACCGGAAGAAAAAGAACGTGGTATTACAATTAACACTGCTCATGTTGAATATCAAACTGAAAAAAGACATTATGCTCATATCGACTGCCCCGGACATGCCGACTATATTAAAAACATGGTTACCGGTGCTGCACAAATGGATGGTGCTATTTTAGTGGTTGCTGCTACCGATGGTCCTATGCCACAAACCCGCGAACATATTCTTTTAGCTCGTCAGGTAAATGTTCCTAAAATTGTTGTTTTCATCAACAAAGTGGACATGGTAGAAGACGAAGAAATGCTCGACCTCGTAGAAATGGAAGTTCGCGAATTATTAAGCTTCTATCAATTCGATGGCGATAATGCTCCTGTTATCCGCGGTTCTGCATTAGGCGGTTTAAATGGCGATCCCAAATGGGTAGCAAAAATTATGGAACTCATGAACGCAGTTGATGAGTATATTCCTCTGCCTACTCGCGATATCGATAAGCCATTCTTAATGCCTGTTGAAGACGTATTCTCTATTACAGGTCGTGGTACTGTTGCTACCGGTAGAATCGAAACCGGAGTTGTAAATACCGGCGACGAAATGGAAATTGTTGGTTTAGGACATGAAAAGAAAAAAACGGTTATCACAGGTGTTGAAATGTTCCGCAAAATATTAGACCGTGGTGAAGCTGGTGATAACGTAGGTTTATTACTTCGTGGTATTGATAAAAAAGAAATTCAAAGAGGTATGGTTATTGCAAAACCTGGAACCATAACCCCTCATACCCATTTTAAAGCCGAAGTTTATATCTTAAAGAAAGAAGAAGGTGGACGTCATACTGCATTCAGAAATCACTATCGTCCACAATTCTACTTACGTACCTTAGATATTACTGGTGAAGTTATTCTTCCCGAAGGTGTAGAAATGGTTATGCCAGGCGATAACTTATCTATCGAAGTAAAATTGATTTATCCTGTTGCTATCAATAAGGGTTTACGCTTTGCTATTCGCGAAGGTGGTAGAACCGTTGGAGCAGGTCAGGTAACCGAAATTATTGAATAA